A DNA window from Rhizobium jaguaris contains the following coding sequences:
- the guaB gene encoding IMP dehydrogenase: MARIIETSTGLDALTFDDVLLQPGHSEVMPGQTNIATRIAQDIELNLPILSAAMDTVTESRLAIAMAQAGGMGVIHRNLTPVQQAEEVRQVKKFESGMVVNPVTIGPDATLAEALALMRAHGISGIPVVEKSHRLAGILTNRDVRFASDPEQKIHELMTHENLVTVTDSVQQQEAKRLLHKHRIEKLLVVDGEARLVGLITVKDIEKSQLNPNASKDAQGRLRAAAAISVGDDGYERAERLIDAGVDLLVVDTAHGHSQRVLDAVTRVKKLSNSVRIMAGNVATYDGTRALIDAGADAVKVGIGPGSICTTRIVAGVGVPQLAAIMSAVEAAQAQNIPVIADGGIKFSGDLAKAIAAGASAAMVGSLLAGTDESPGEVYLYQGRSFKAYRGMGSVGAMARGSADRYFQAEVRDTLKLVPEGIEGQVPYKGSVSGVLHQLAGGLKAAMGYVGGADLKEFQERATFVRISGAGLRESHAHDVTITRESPNYPGAGG, from the coding sequence ATGGCACGCATTATTGAAACGTCAACCGGGTTGGATGCTCTGACATTCGACGACGTGCTCCTGCAGCCGGGACACTCCGAGGTCATGCCCGGCCAGACGAATATCGCCACCCGCATCGCCCAGGACATCGAACTCAATCTGCCGATCCTGTCGGCAGCCATGGACACGGTGACGGAAAGCCGCCTTGCAATCGCCATGGCTCAGGCCGGCGGAATGGGCGTCATTCACCGCAACTTGACACCGGTGCAGCAGGCCGAAGAGGTCCGTCAGGTCAAGAAGTTCGAAAGCGGCATGGTGGTCAATCCGGTCACGATCGGTCCTGATGCGACCCTTGCCGAAGCGCTCGCTCTGATGAGGGCGCATGGCATTTCCGGCATCCCGGTCGTCGAGAAGTCGCATCGCCTCGCGGGCATCCTTACCAATCGCGACGTCCGCTTCGCCTCCGATCCGGAGCAGAAGATCCACGAACTGATGACTCACGAAAATCTGGTCACGGTCACGGACAGCGTGCAGCAGCAGGAAGCCAAGCGCCTGCTGCACAAGCATCGCATTGAGAAGCTGCTGGTCGTCGACGGCGAAGCCCGCCTCGTCGGCCTGATCACCGTCAAGGATATCGAAAAGTCGCAGCTCAACCCGAATGCCTCCAAGGATGCGCAGGGCCGCCTTCGCGCCGCCGCCGCCATCAGTGTCGGTGACGATGGCTACGAGCGTGCCGAACGCCTGATCGACGCCGGCGTCGACCTTCTCGTCGTCGATACCGCCCATGGCCATTCACAGCGCGTTCTCGACGCGGTCACCCGGGTCAAGAAGCTCTCCAACTCTGTTCGCATCATGGCCGGCAATGTCGCCACCTATGATGGTACACGGGCGTTGATCGATGCCGGCGCCGATGCCGTCAAGGTCGGTATCGGCCCTGGTTCGATCTGCACGACCCGCATCGTCGCAGGCGTCGGCGTGCCCCAGCTCGCCGCCATCATGTCGGCGGTCGAGGCCGCGCAGGCACAGAATATCCCCGTCATCGCCGACGGCGGTATCAAGTTCTCCGGCGACCTTGCCAAGGCGATTGCCGCCGGCGCATCTGCCGCCATGGTCGGCTCGCTCCTCGCCGGGACGGACGAAAGCCCGGGCGAGGTCTATCTGTACCAGGGCCGTTCCTTCAAGGCGTATCGCGGCATGGGCTCCGTCGGCGCCATGGCGCGGGGCTCCGCAGATCGCTACTTCCAGGCAGAAGTACGCGACACGCTGAAGCTGGTGCCGGAAGGCATCGAAGGCCAGGTGCCCTACAAGGGTTCGGTCTCGGGCGTGCTGCACCAGCTCGCTGGCGGCCTCAAGGCGGCCATGGGCTATGTCGGTGGCGCCGACCTCAAGGAATTCCAGGAGCGTGCCACTTTCGTGCGCATCTCCGGCGCGGGCTTACGTGAAAGCCATGCCCATGACGTCACCATCACCCGCGAAAGCCCGAACTATCCGGGTGCCGGCGGCTGA
- a CDS encoding MAPEG family protein, translated as MTGYEMFWPMVAHAVLVYVLYALLGLRRRSAVKAGRIKQSQFRENYAADEPAESLVVRNSIANQFELPLLFHACSIALFVAQADNLPALILAWIFVVSRYAHAFVHVTSNNLRYRSPLFAIGYIALAGMWVWLAVWMAFS; from the coding sequence GTGACCGGCTATGAGATGTTCTGGCCCATGGTGGCCCATGCAGTGCTTGTCTATGTTCTCTACGCGCTGTTGGGCTTGCGCCGCCGGAGCGCGGTGAAGGCAGGCCGGATCAAGCAATCGCAGTTTCGCGAGAATTATGCTGCCGATGAGCCGGCGGAAAGCTTGGTGGTGCGCAACAGCATCGCCAATCAGTTCGAACTTCCCCTTCTTTTTCACGCTTGCTCCATCGCGCTCTTCGTCGCTCAGGCGGATAATCTGCCCGCTTTGATCCTGGCCTGGATCTTCGTTGTGTCGCGCTACGCCCACGCCTTCGTGCATGTCACCAGCAACAACCTGCGATACCGCAGCCCGCTTTTCGCCATCGGCTATATCGCCCTTGCCGGCATGTGGGTCTGGCTTGCTGTCTGGATGGCATTCTCCTGA
- a CDS encoding dienelactone hydrolase family protein, which translates to MDKPIVTQAMINAYDEYTHLTLDRRSFMEKLTKLAGSAGAAAAIAPLLAANKASAEIVAANDSRLDTKDVTYPRSTGEMKGYLAQPKGAGGKLGGVIVIHENRGLNPHIRDIARRIALEGFIALAPDFLSPLGGTPEDEDKARDMFNKLDAGLTVANAEASLAYLSKLDGSNGKVGAVGFCWGGGVINRFATKSPELKAGVAYYGMQPAAADVPDIKAALMLHYAGLDDRTNAGIDAYRKELQAGGKTFEIFVYDGANHAFNNDTSAARYDKKAADLAWGRTMAFLKKYLA; encoded by the coding sequence ATGGATAAGCCCATCGTGACGCAGGCGATGATCAATGCCTATGACGAATATACGCATCTGACGCTCGACCGGCGTAGCTTCATGGAAAAGCTGACGAAACTCGCAGGCTCGGCCGGGGCCGCCGCCGCAATTGCGCCTTTGCTTGCGGCCAACAAGGCGAGCGCCGAGATCGTTGCCGCCAATGATAGCCGTCTCGATACGAAGGACGTCACCTATCCTCGCAGCACCGGTGAAATGAAAGGCTACCTCGCTCAGCCCAAGGGAGCCGGCGGTAAGCTTGGCGGTGTGATCGTCATTCATGAAAATCGTGGGCTCAACCCGCATATCCGCGATATCGCTCGCCGTATTGCGCTGGAAGGTTTCATTGCCCTAGCGCCGGATTTCCTGTCGCCGCTCGGCGGTACGCCGGAGGATGAGGACAAGGCACGCGATATGTTCAACAAGCTCGATGCGGGGCTGACGGTTGCCAATGCCGAAGCGAGCCTGGCTTACCTCTCCAAGCTCGACGGCTCCAACGGCAAGGTCGGCGCTGTCGGCTTCTGCTGGGGCGGTGGCGTTATCAATCGTTTCGCCACCAAATCACCGGAGCTGAAGGCCGGCGTCGCCTATTACGGCATGCAGCCCGCCGCCGCAGATGTGCCCGACATCAAAGCCGCCCTGATGCTGCATTATGCCGGCCTCGACGACCGTACCAATGCCGGCATCGATGCTTATCGGAAAGAGCTGCAGGCCGGCGGCAAGACCTTCGAGATATTCGTCTATGACGGCGCCAATCACGCCTTCAACAATGACACCTCGGCTGCCCGCTACGACAAGAAAGCCGCCGATCTTGCCTGGGGTCGGACGATGGCGTTTCTGAAGAAGTATCTGGCTTAG
- a CDS encoding TetR/AcrR family transcriptional regulator, whose amino-acid sequence MSPETPDRIKFRKQPKQERSIHRVDVILSAAAQLIAEKGVSAMTMTELATAAGVPIGSVYQYFPEKAAIVTALFDRHAVLVQQKTTEVFAVVKSLDHAVDLVCGMIDWYYREFRGDPTYMGVWLGTEMDQDILRLNIQHSNRVAEIFLTGIEAYIPAGSEIDLHARTQLFSHLIGASVRLAVMSEKSLAVRMLNEWKQVIRATLFAEPSAGEAIGTAQ is encoded by the coding sequence ATGAGCCCGGAAACACCCGACCGCATCAAATTCCGCAAGCAGCCCAAGCAGGAGCGCAGCATCCACCGCGTCGATGTCATTCTGTCGGCTGCCGCACAGTTGATTGCCGAAAAAGGCGTCAGCGCCATGACAATGACGGAGCTTGCCACTGCTGCCGGCGTACCGATAGGTTCCGTTTACCAATATTTCCCCGAGAAAGCCGCGATCGTCACAGCATTGTTCGATCGCCACGCCGTTCTCGTCCAGCAAAAGACGACGGAAGTCTTCGCCGTCGTAAAGTCCCTCGACCACGCCGTTGATCTCGTCTGCGGCATGATCGACTGGTACTATCGCGAGTTCCGCGGTGATCCGACCTATATGGGCGTGTGGCTGGGGACGGAAATGGACCAGGATATTCTGAGGCTGAACATTCAGCACAGCAACCGCGTCGCCGAAATTTTCCTGACGGGCATCGAAGCTTATATCCCGGCTGGCAGTGAAATCGACCTGCACGCCCGCACCCAACTCTTCAGCCACCTTATTGGCGCTTCCGTCCGCCTCGCGGTCATGAGCGAAAAAAGCCTCGCCGTCCGCATGCTCAACGAATGGAAACAGGTGATCCGGGCGACGCTGTTTGCCGAGCCAAGTGCGGGTGAGGCAATAGGCACCGCGCAGTAG
- a CDS encoding LysR family transcriptional regulator, with translation MDNRAGEMMVFVQVVEAGSFSEAARLLLMTPSTVSKLVARLETRLGVRLVERSTRRLVLTKEGEFYYERSQQLLADLNETEQQIAQGGAEPEGMIRVSSSVTFGVAALEPILPDFWQAYPGIVVDLSLSDETVDLYLDRTDVAIRVGKLADSNLIARKIGTTRRRIVASPAYLEKWGVPETPEDLLRHNCLGFNFRRANPVWPMREGGRIVERMLSGSLLVNNGETIRRMAIAGVGIGRIADYHVRGPIARGELIELLADSTVSDFDDINALYRGAQLMPARVRAFIDFTVPRMQKFLAGEPLGDTIAANT, from the coding sequence ATGGACAACAGGGCTGGCGAGATGATGGTTTTCGTTCAAGTCGTCGAGGCCGGCAGCTTTTCGGAAGCCGCCCGGCTGCTGCTGATGACGCCGTCCACGGTTTCAAAGCTTGTAGCGAGGCTGGAGACCCGGCTGGGCGTCCGGCTTGTCGAACGCTCGACGCGGCGGCTGGTTCTCACCAAGGAAGGTGAGTTTTACTACGAGCGAAGTCAGCAACTGCTCGCCGATCTCAACGAAACGGAACAGCAGATCGCGCAGGGCGGCGCCGAGCCGGAGGGCATGATCCGGGTAAGTTCCTCGGTGACCTTCGGCGTCGCGGCGCTGGAACCGATCCTGCCTGATTTCTGGCAGGCCTATCCGGGCATCGTCGTCGATCTGTCGCTGTCCGACGAGACGGTCGATCTCTATCTCGACCGGACCGACGTGGCGATCCGAGTAGGCAAGCTCGCCGACTCCAATCTGATCGCTCGCAAGATCGGCACGACCCGCCGCCGCATCGTCGCCTCGCCGGCCTATCTCGAGAAATGGGGCGTCCCCGAAACGCCGGAGGACCTGCTCCGTCACAATTGCCTCGGCTTCAACTTTCGCCGGGCGAACCCGGTGTGGCCGATGCGTGAAGGAGGTCGGATCGTCGAACGGATGCTGAGCGGTTCGCTTCTGGTCAACAATGGCGAAACAATCCGCCGGATGGCGATCGCCGGCGTCGGCATCGGCCGCATCGCGGACTACCACGTCCGCGGCCCGATCGCCCGGGGCGAGCTGATCGAGCTGCTCGCCGACAGCACCGTTTCCGATTTCGACGATATTAACGCGCTCTACCGGGGCGCGCAGCTGATGCCGGCCCGCGTACGGGCCTTCATCGATTTCACGGTGCCGCGCATGCAGAAGTTCCTGGCGGGCGAGCCGCTTGGGGATACCATAGCCGCCAACACCTAA
- a CDS encoding aldo/keto reductase: protein MTLKDILPSKLGFGAAPLGNMFRDIPETEALATVEAAWNDGIRYYDNAPFYGAGLAEIRMGQALAGKPREDYVISTKVGRVILDEIGDVSARDLGEKGEVFKYGRPNKIVNDYSEDATYRSIEDSLKRLKTEQIDIAFVHDVAQDFYGDEWLNVFESARKGAFKALDRMRDEGVIKAWGLGVNRVEPIELLLALNGPRPDGFLLAGRYTLLDHDRALQRVMPMVAERGLGIVVGGPYSSGALVGGPNFEYAPATPAILDKVARIKAIADRHGVSMKAAGLQFALAHPAVAAVIPGASKPGRIAEDSAALAEKIPTEFWREIRHAGVVNPEAPLPGLE, encoded by the coding sequence ATGACTCTCAAGGATATTCTGCCAAGCAAGCTCGGCTTCGGCGCGGCCCCTCTCGGCAACATGTTCCGCGACATTCCGGAAACCGAAGCCCTGGCGACGGTGGAAGCCGCCTGGAATGACGGCATCCGTTACTATGACAATGCGCCCTTCTATGGCGCCGGCCTTGCGGAGATCCGCATGGGCCAGGCGCTGGCCGGCAAGCCGCGCGAAGACTATGTGATCAGCACCAAGGTCGGCCGTGTCATTCTCGACGAGATCGGGGACGTCAGCGCTCGCGACCTCGGTGAGAAGGGTGAGGTCTTCAAATATGGCCGCCCCAACAAGATCGTCAACGACTACTCGGAAGACGCCACCTACCGTTCGATCGAGGACAGCCTCAAGCGGTTGAAGACCGAGCAGATCGATATTGCCTTCGTCCATGACGTTGCCCAGGATTTCTATGGCGACGAATGGCTCAACGTTTTCGAGAGCGCCCGCAAGGGTGCCTTCAAGGCACTCGACCGGATGCGCGACGAAGGCGTGATCAAGGCCTGGGGCCTCGGCGTCAACCGCGTCGAGCCGATCGAACTGCTGCTGGCGTTGAACGGTCCGCGCCCTGACGGCTTCCTGCTCGCCGGCCGCTACACGCTGCTCGACCATGACCGCGCGCTTCAGCGCGTCATGCCCATGGTCGCCGAGCGCGGCCTCGGCATCGTCGTCGGTGGTCCCTATAGCTCCGGCGCGCTGGTTGGCGGCCCGAACTTCGAATATGCGCCCGCCACGCCGGCAATTCTCGACAAGGTCGCCCGCATCAAGGCCATAGCGGACCGCCATGGCGTGAGCATGAAGGCCGCAGGCCTGCAATTCGCGCTCGCCCACCCCGCCGTCGCCGCCGTCATCCCCGGGGCCAGCAAGCCTGGCCGCATCGCCGAAGACAGCGCGGCACTGGCCGAAAAGATCCCCACCGAATTCTGGCGTGAAATCCGCCATGCCGGTGTCGTCAACCCGGAAGCACCGCTTCCTGGATTGGAGTGA
- a CDS encoding AraC family transcriptional regulator → MTSHDRASQPHAPASETSFPMMASRADFLSQILTLIRLRGELIFSAELHAPWAFGFAPGSGYFHVVSDGEMRLTASDGKIVDAVAGDLLVLPQGSGHAIGTPGAKPIDARVVLEAQLRDDSLVVRMEGAGPLTRVMTGVYRFEGDNMPSMLAVLPSVIHIAGSTDAEDQGWPTLLAHSLLAEARAAHPGAAIMISRLIDVMVIRAMRIWVRTAPPEEKGWLAALADARISRALKTIHDEPFRRRSVADLAATAGMSRSNFAERFSTLVGAGPLHYQTRWRLLLASDMLRRSDILVSEVARRVGYESEAAFSRAFKAQFGIPPMIARGN, encoded by the coding sequence ATGACCAGCCATGATCGCGCCTCCCAACCTCATGCCCCGGCGTCCGAAACCAGTTTCCCGATGATGGCGTCCCGCGCAGACTTCCTGTCACAAATTCTGACGCTGATCCGGCTGCGTGGCGAACTGATCTTCTCGGCGGAACTCCATGCGCCCTGGGCTTTCGGCTTCGCGCCCGGCTCCGGCTATTTCCACGTCGTTTCGGATGGCGAAATGCGGCTCACGGCCAGCGACGGAAAGATTGTCGATGCCGTTGCCGGCGATCTGCTCGTCCTCCCCCAAGGCAGCGGCCATGCGATCGGCACGCCGGGGGCAAAGCCAATCGATGCGCGCGTGGTGCTCGAGGCGCAATTGCGTGACGACAGCCTTGTGGTCCGAATGGAGGGCGCTGGTCCCCTCACTCGGGTGATGACCGGCGTCTATCGCTTCGAGGGCGACAACATGCCCTCGATGCTCGCGGTACTGCCCTCCGTGATCCACATTGCTGGATCGACGGATGCGGAGGACCAGGGCTGGCCAACCCTGCTCGCGCATTCCCTGCTGGCAGAGGCGCGTGCAGCACATCCGGGTGCCGCAATCATGATCTCGCGTCTGATTGATGTGATGGTAATCCGGGCGATGCGCATCTGGGTCCGCACCGCACCACCCGAGGAGAAGGGCTGGCTCGCGGCGCTCGCGGATGCGAGGATCAGCCGCGCGCTAAAGACCATCCACGACGAGCCGTTTCGGCGCCGCAGCGTCGCAGACCTCGCGGCCACGGCCGGCATGTCGCGATCCAATTTCGCCGAGCGCTTCTCGACCCTAGTCGGTGCCGGTCCTCTGCACTACCAGACCCGCTGGCGCTTGCTGCTAGCAAGCGACATGCTCCGGCGCTCCGACATTCTGGTCAGCGAAGTGGCGCGCCGAGTGGGCTACGAGTCCGAAGCCGCCTTCAGCCGGGCCTTCAAGGCGCAATTCGGCATTCCACCGATGATCGCCCGCGGAAATTAG
- a CDS encoding LysR substrate-binding domain-containing protein, with the protein MAAPLDIDQLQTFIAIVDSGSFTKAADRVFKTQSAVSMQMRRLEERVGKQLFIKDGRGNRLTAEGEKLLNYARRIIRLNNEAIAAFDDNRLEGTLRIGTPDDYADRYMPEIIGRFAKTHPNVELYIVCEPSVDLAERMHRGELDIALVTHNPRERMSDVVRTEPLCWVGSANHPLRDDAPVPLAVGRRDCQWRQLACSALDAGGRDYQILFTSWSCTVVAAAVLAGMAVSVMPESALRTGMKVLSQADGFPPLPPVQIGIMKRPGLSVSLMNAITAHISACLDNITPAAVDDDLEGEVKTFTRYHPRLRAGHILPGW; encoded by the coding sequence ATGGCCGCGCCGCTCGATATCGATCAGTTGCAGACCTTCATCGCCATCGTGGATTCGGGCAGCTTCACCAAGGCGGCCGATCGGGTATTCAAGACGCAATCGGCTGTCTCCATGCAGATGCGCCGGCTGGAGGAACGCGTCGGCAAGCAGCTTTTCATCAAGGATGGCCGTGGCAACCGGCTGACGGCGGAGGGCGAAAAGCTGCTCAACTATGCGCGCCGCATCATCCGCCTGAACAACGAAGCGATCGCCGCCTTCGACGACAACCGGCTGGAGGGCACGTTGCGCATCGGCACGCCAGACGATTATGCCGATCGCTACATGCCCGAGATCATTGGCCGCTTCGCAAAGACGCATCCGAATGTCGAGCTCTATATCGTTTGCGAACCCTCCGTCGATCTGGCCGAACGCATGCATCGTGGTGAGCTCGATATCGCGCTGGTTACCCATAATCCGCGCGAGAGGATGTCCGATGTCGTGCGCACCGAGCCGCTTTGCTGGGTTGGCTCGGCCAATCATCCGCTGCGCGACGACGCACCCGTTCCGCTCGCCGTCGGGCGGCGCGACTGTCAGTGGCGGCAGCTTGCCTGCTCGGCGCTCGATGCCGGCGGTCGCGACTACCAGATCCTATTCACCAGCTGGTCCTGCACCGTGGTTGCCGCTGCGGTGCTTGCCGGCATGGCGGTATCGGTCATGCCCGAATCGGCGCTTCGCACCGGCATGAAGGTGCTGAGCCAGGCGGACGGCTTCCCGCCGCTGCCGCCGGTGCAGATCGGCATCATGAAGCGGCCGGGCCTTTCTGTATCGCTGATGAACGCCATCACCGCACACATCTCCGCCTGCCTGGACAACATCACGCCGGCGGCGGTCGACGACGATCTCGAAGGCGAGGTCAAGACCTTTACCCGCTACCATCCGCGCCTGCGCGCCGGACATATCCTGCCGGGCTGGTGA
- a CDS encoding DUF1127 domain-containing protein, whose product MRTTDRTLHLGHARPSLPLTARLTLAFDKMASVWRTLRNRREINSLNELNDSQLMDIGLTRHDIESALNTSTFFEDPSSYLTNSARRRTRFLGLNNFRR is encoded by the coding sequence ATGCGCACGACAGATCGGACACTACATCTCGGCCACGCAAGGCCGTCGCTGCCCTTGACGGCACGCCTGACGCTTGCTTTCGATAAGATGGCATCCGTCTGGCGCACACTCCGCAACCGCCGCGAGATCAATTCTCTGAATGAGCTGAACGACAGCCAATTGATGGATATCGGCCTGACGCGTCATGACATCGAATCGGCGCTCAACACCTCGACCTTCTTCGAGGATCCGTCCAGCTATCTGACCAACTCCGCGCGCCGCCGTACGCGCTTCCTCGGCCTCAATAACTTTCGTCGCTGA
- a CDS encoding dienelactone hydrolase family protein: MATVILFHSVYGLRPLELDAVERLQAAGHKAFAPDLYDGWVANSIDEGFELKDEIGWPTICERAEWAMAGLPPSTVLAGFSMGAAVAASLWPKRPQTAGVLYLHSVAQIPEDARKGLPVQVHLADPDPFEPAEIVAQWRSAAERSQIAADVFTYPGAGHLYTDASLPDYDAKAADLTWSRVIRFLDTL, from the coding sequence ATGGCAACAGTGATCCTCTTCCATTCCGTTTACGGGCTGCGCCCCCTCGAACTGGACGCCGTCGAGCGCCTGCAGGCGGCAGGGCATAAGGCGTTCGCGCCCGATCTCTATGACGGTTGGGTCGCGAACTCGATCGACGAAGGCTTCGAATTGAAGGATGAGATCGGTTGGCCGACCATTTGCGAAAGGGCGGAATGGGCGATGGCGGGCCTGCCGCCGTCAACGGTTCTGGCCGGATTTTCCATGGGCGCGGCCGTTGCGGCAAGTCTTTGGCCGAAGCGGCCCCAAACCGCCGGCGTGCTTTACCTTCATAGTGTCGCCCAAATCCCCGAAGACGCTCGCAAGGGCTTGCCCGTGCAGGTCCATCTTGCCGATCCCGATCCGTTCGAGCCCGCGGAAATTGTTGCTCAATGGCGATCTGCAGCCGAACGATCGCAGATCGCGGCTGATGTCTTCACCTATCCGGGCGCCGGCCACCTCTATACCGACGCCAGCCTGCCCGATTACGATGCCAAAGCGGCCGATCTGACCTGGAGCCGGGTCATCCGCTTCCTCGACACGCTCTAG
- a CDS encoding ABC-F family ATP-binding cassette domain-containing protein, with protein sequence MPASIILSNLSWSTPDGRPLFSNLDLSFGAERTGFVGRNGVGKTTLLKLIAGELQPQSGAVSFGGSLGILRQSVRVQPDETVADLFQARDALAVLRRAEAGEATAEELASADWTLEARIASALDRAGLDAAPGTLLAALSGGQRTRAGLAALIFTEPDFLILDEPTNNLDREGREAVIELLANWRAGAIVVSHDRELLDTVDAIVELTSLGATRYGGNWSQYRERRAIELAAAEHDLADAEKRVAEVARNAQATVERQARRDGAGKRKAAKGGIPRIMLGGLRERSEMTGGENARLAERRRAQALEDATAARERIEILQPLSIRLPSTGLPANKVVLKIDGATVGYQPGQPVISDLTFDITGPKRIAVTGPNGSGKTTLLALISGELQPWAGTISLMTAVSMLDQQVSLLDPSLSIRDNFRRMNAQAGENACRAALARFMFRADAALQIASTLSGGQLLRAGLACVLGGPTPPPLLILDEPTNHLDIDSIAAVEAGLRAYDGALLVVSHDEVFLEGIQISGRLELSSRRAIEASITE encoded by the coding sequence ATGCCTGCATCCATCATCCTATCCAATCTCTCGTGGTCCACGCCTGACGGCCGGCCGCTTTTCTCGAACCTTGATCTGAGTTTCGGCGCCGAGCGCACCGGCTTCGTCGGCCGCAACGGTGTCGGCAAGACCACCCTTCTCAAACTCATTGCCGGCGAGCTGCAGCCTCAGTCCGGGGCGGTGTCTTTCGGGGGCAGTCTCGGCATTCTGCGCCAAAGCGTTCGTGTGCAGCCCGACGAAACCGTCGCCGATCTCTTCCAGGCGAGGGACGCGCTGGCTGTTCTCCGCCGTGCCGAAGCGGGTGAGGCAACGGCCGAGGAGCTTGCTTCAGCGGACTGGACGCTGGAAGCGCGCATCGCTTCCGCTCTCGACCGTGCCGGGCTCGATGCCGCACCCGGCACGCTCCTCGCGGCGCTATCGGGCGGGCAGCGCACGCGCGCCGGCCTTGCCGCGCTGATTTTCACAGAACCAGATTTTCTCATTCTGGACGAACCGACGAACAATCTAGACCGCGAGGGTCGCGAGGCCGTGATCGAGCTGCTTGCAAACTGGCGGGCGGGCGCGATCGTTGTCAGCCACGACCGGGAATTGCTCGACACGGTGGATGCCATCGTCGAGCTGACCTCGCTCGGTGCCACGCGCTATGGCGGCAACTGGAGCCAGTATCGCGAGCGAAGGGCTATCGAGCTTGCCGCCGCCGAACACGATCTTGCCGATGCCGAAAAGCGCGTTGCCGAGGTTGCCCGCAACGCGCAGGCAACGGTGGAACGGCAAGCGCGAAGGGATGGTGCCGGCAAGAGGAAGGCTGCCAAGGGCGGGATACCGCGCATCATGCTCGGCGGGCTGAGAGAGCGGAGCGAGATGACGGGCGGCGAGAACGCCCGCCTTGCCGAACGCCGGCGCGCCCAGGCGCTTGAAGACGCCACCGCTGCCCGCGAGCGCATTGAAATCCTTCAGCCCCTGTCGATCAGGCTTCCGTCGACTGGACTGCCGGCGAACAAGGTCGTCCTGAAGATCGACGGCGCGACAGTTGGCTATCAGCCTGGCCAGCCGGTTATCAGCGATCTCACTTTCGACATCACTGGGCCGAAGCGCATAGCTGTCACCGGTCCGAATGGTTCGGGCAAGACGACGTTGCTGGCGCTGATCTCCGGAGAGCTGCAGCCCTGGGCCGGGACGATCAGCCTCATGACCGCGGTCTCGATGCTCGACCAGCAGGTGAGCCTTCTCGATCCGTCGCTCTCGATCCGCGACAATTTCCGGCGGATGAACGCGCAAGCGGGTGAAAATGCCTGCCGGGCGGCGCTTGCCCGGTTCATGTTCAGGGCTGACGCCGCGCTTCAGATCGCATCCACGCTCAGCGGCGGGCAATTGCTGCGCGCCGGTCTCGCATGCGTCCTGGGCGGACCGACGCCACCCCCGCTGCTGATCCTCGATGAACCGACAAATCATCTCGACATCGATTCGATTGCCGCAGTCGAGGCCGGCCTGCGCGCTTATGACGGCGCGCTCCTGGTTGTCAGCCACGATGAGGTGTTTCTGGAGGGCATCCAGATATCCGGCCGGCTGGAACTGTCTTCGCGGCGGGCAATCGAGGCCTCGATTACGGAATAA
- a CDS encoding DUF899 domain-containing protein — MTISAENGRKNGHPAMHTPPIVSPEAWEAARKGLLVKEKEQTRARDALAAERRRMPWMAVETAYTFEGPACKASLLDLFEGRRQLIVYRAFFEPGVFGWPDHACRGCSMVADQVAHVAHLNARDTTLVFVSRAPQADIARLKARMGWEGIPWFTVTDSFDGDFGVDEWHGTNVFYRDGKRVFRTYFINNRGDEQMGGTWNYLDITPLGRQEVWEESPEGYPQTPTYKWWNWHDSYIADAAPDKKWVEVSDAGEKAFRNQDAGGRP; from the coding sequence ATGACTATATCAGCTGAGAACGGACGGAAAAACGGACACCCTGCCATGCACACACCACCTATCGTGTCGCCAGAGGCCTGGGAGGCGGCCCGCAAGGGGTTACTCGTGAAGGAAAAGGAGCAGACCCGCGCCCGTGACGCCTTGGCCGCCGAGCGCCGGCGCATGCCGTGGATGGCCGTGGAGACGGCATATACGTTCGAGGGGCCAGCCTGCAAGGCCAGCCTGCTCGACCTGTTCGAAGGTCGCCGTCAGCTGATAGTCTACCGCGCCTTCTTCGAGCCGGGCGTGTTCGGCTGGCCAGACCACGCCTGCCGGGGCTGCTCCATGGTGGCCGACCAGGTCGCCCACGTCGCTCATCTGAATGCCCGTGACACCACCCTCGTTTTCGTATCGCGTGCGCCGCAGGCTGATATCGCGCGGCTGAAGGCGCGGATGGGCTGGGAGGGGATACCATGGTTCACCGTCACCGACAGCTTCGACGGCGACTTCGGCGTGGATGAGTGGCACGGCACGAACGTATTCTACCGCGACGGCAAGCGCGTGTTCCGCACCTACTTCATCAACAACCGTGGCGACGAGCAGATGGGGGGCACCTGGAACTACCTCGACATCACACCGCTCGGCCGGCAGGAGGTCTGGGAGGAATCACCCGAAGGCTATCCTCAGACCCCAACCTACAAATGGTGGAACTGGCACGACAGCTACATTGCAGACGCAGCGCCCGATAAGAAGTGGGTCGAGGTTTCGGATGCCGGAGAGAAGGCGTTCCGGAACCAGGACGCGGGTGGGAGGCCATGA